AGCGAGGGCGCGCGGGTAAGCCTGGTAGAAGACGCGTTCAATGTTCGGCAGGCGTTCCGCCCACAGGCAGCAGTCTACGCCGCGCACGCGTTCCATTTCTTTGGCAGAGAGGCCGTGGCCCGGTTCCAGGGAGTACACGTTTTCCAGCTTGTTGACGGGCATCCAGCCCGTGTCCGGCTGGCCTGAGGGCCAATCGCCGGGAAGCTGGGGATAGTCAAAGTAGCATTTGCCGTTGGGCGCGCAGATGACGTCCACCTTGTCTCCCGTGGTATTGGCTACCGTTTTAGGCGTGTGGCCGCCTCTCCACGTGGTGACGATCACTCCGTCCGGATATTTGCCCATGGGTTCATACCAGAAGACGGCCGTTTTCCCGCGGCTTTTCAGCATTTTGGCGCACCGGGTGAAGAATTCCACCATTTCCTTTTGAGCGGCGGCTTTCTTGTTTTCATCCCGGATGCCGGCTTTTTCGCGGAAGTCGGCGCATTTGGGGCACTTCATCCAGTTGTCTTCCGGGGCTTCATCCCCGCCCAGATGCACATATTGGGACGGGAAGATGTCCTTGAGTTCATTGAAGACGGCGTTGTAGAATTTCCAGACATCCGGATTGCCGGGGCATACCAGGGTGTAGGAGATGCCCGCATTCGTACGCACTTCCAGCTTGGGGTTCGGGAAGCAGAGGAATTCCGGATAGGCGGTGCAGAGGGCCTGATTGTGGCCGGGCACGTCTATTTCCGGGATGATTTCAATGTTCCGGGCGGCGGCATA
This genomic stretch from Akkermansia biwaensis harbors:
- a CDS encoding beta-N-acetylhexosaminidase, which gives rise to MKWRILPLLLMMSGGIFAADDVESRPYQIIPEPAKVNTSAGVCSSPKILKQAADKSLGPEGYKITIKPQGVEIQAGDRAGLFYAKNTLEQLQAQYKDGGIPCGVIEDKPRFGWRSMMMDTARHFVPVEDVKKFIDVMSFYKFNKLHFHLTDDQGWRLPVPGYPKLETVASKRKETFGNKTPHEGMYTKEQLKELVKYAAARNIEIIPEIDVPGHNQALCTAYPEFLCFPNPKLEVRTNAGISYTLVCPGNPDVWKFYNAVFNELKDIFPSQYVHLGGDEAPEDNWMKCPKCADFREKAGIRDENKKAAAQKEMVEFFTRCAKMLKSRGKTAVFWYEPMGKYPDGVIVTTWRGGHTPKTVANTTGDKVDVICAPNGKCYFDYPQLPGDWPSGQPDTGWMPVNKLENVYSLEPGHGLSAKEMERVRGVDCCLWAERLPNIERVFYQAYPRALALVETAWSPKEVKNLDRFKDKLEFHKKFMQEKWGISLERPEKK